The genome window GTGGGTGTTGTATGTAGATTTGCATTGGCACATATGTTTCAGAGGAAAGGGTTTGTGTCAGCTCTGACCGACATGTTTGAACAGGGCTGAAGGAATGTTTCACTAAACATTTGATTCACATACTGACACAGTCTGTACATGGACTTAATATGTTGGGGAGCAATGGAGCAGTCACACACTTTCTCCATACAGCTCTCTGAATGTCTTGAACATTACAGTTGGTTTTGTGCTTATTATTTAGGCTatcattactgtgtgtgtgtgtgtgtgtgtgtgtgtgtgtgtgtgtgtgtgtgtgtttgtgtgtgtctagatGTCCTCTCTGTGCTAGCATGACTTCATCCACATGCtgaacctacacagacatcaCATCACATATCCCAGAGTCATAGCTGCCTACACACTACGCACAACAGCGATATAAGAGATAGAGCAGACATTTATAAAGGCACCAAATATTGTATACTAACCATAAATAGAAAGAATAACTTGTGGTTAAGTGAGAAATAATATAAGCTTTATTACACTTTGATTAGATTACCTGAGATTAACTGAGACTTTTAACTTCTCATcaagctgaaatgaaaagataatttctgctttttgtcCATTCCATTTtgaccagtggttcccaacctcgGTGCTGAGCCCTCCAAGAAGCCCAAAGATAAGTCTGTGGGTCACAGGctaattaaacaaataagacaaaatatatGGTAGAATTCTTTTGAGAATTCTTCTGAGacttgtcttgtcttgtctcatTTGAGCTTTTTCATTACAAAATACTGTACACTCAAAGCAGctgtatcaaatgacaatgtcaaATCAATGTGAAAAGGGTCATTTGTAATGATGAACTTACAGAGAATTATCccctgaatctgcagctcctctcagctTTATGGAGCTTTATAGTTGCTTTAGTTTTAGTTGATTGACTCGCATGGCTCTCATagcatcatttaaaaacaaaaacaaaaacaaaaaaaaaaaaacaaaaaacttaaaaccaacaccaaacagcaaacagcaaacagcaaacagacagagtCACAGACTAgttggtgaacatagtggaagCATTTAGTGgcaaaaaatgaatgataatgttgctgtgtgtctgctgtgtgtcagctgtttGCTAAAACAGTCACCATAGTGGAGCACCTGTGGCATATGAATGGGTACAGCACATGCTACATAACTGCAATATCCACAGTTCAATTCTGGCCAatgacctttgttgcatgtcatatCCCAGTCTCTctccccatgtttcctgtctttttcttcactcGCAACTAGGCATATACACTGAGAAAAAATGGTCACTGTATCCGCCAGTATTGTATTAACAACTTGTTTCTATTACTCCCAAGTGGGAAAAAAGTATAATCAAGTTTATAGCCTCTAGAAATCCTTCAACTGGATAAATCTGGGATGAAAAAATTACCCTGTGGTTAAATTCATGTCCACACTGACCTGTGGTGAAGGGTCACAAATAGACATTGCTTTTTAAGGGGGCGCAAGCCAGTAAAGCTGGGAATGACTGACCTACTTTAGACTAATGTAGCTTACTTTTCAACCACCTTAAAAAtggttcagcattttgggatATATGCTTATCTGCTGTCCTGCAGAGAGTTTGATGTAAAAATCAATACAACTCTCATGTAAATACAAAGCTAGAGCCAGTggacagttagcttagcatataCATAGGAAAAAGGTGCTGATATATTGaacatacagacatgaaagtAGTATCAATCCTCTCACCTAACTCTCAGCAGGAGCAGCAAAGAtaaataatagataaataatTATACATCAGCAGTCATGTCCAAATTGAAATTAGATTCAATTGTTGGggacagcacacaaacacaaccagttTTCCTTGCAGGcactaaaatgaataaaaagacaaacagtgaaattCTGAGATTCACATCCAAGAGAATTTGGGCTTTGAATATCTGCAGTTTATAGCAAATCACAGCACAATAGCAGCAGGATTTCCCAAATCCTTAAAGGTCACTCCCTGAGGATTTCTATCAAAAGTAAATTTGTTATGGTTTGTTAGATGAACAGTGAGTTTGTGAGAAATTACTGCATAGTGCTTCCATGCTGCCACCCAGTGTCAGCTTGGGGTATTGCATGACATTTTGCTTTTGTATGAAAACTCACCAGAATTTGAAAACATCATGTTTATTTCATGGATTCACACAGTTTGAGTTTTTCTCAGCAGAAAAATTCCACTCATAGTAACCCCCCTTCCTCTTTGATTTACCTGTGCTTGGTTTCCCAACATGACATCACAAATAAAAGAATAGACGAGACAATTCAGTTTGAGAACTGAGATGAAAATATGTTCCATCTATACAGATACAAAGCTTTGGATGCCAAACAAAGATGGTTCGAGTAATTTGGGCACTTTTGCAGACTGTCATAAAAAATATAGTTATTTAAAAAGTACTCAAGTAATGATTTGAGTGACATCTGCAGTAAAACAGCAGTCCCTTGGTTTCATCCACCACAACAAATTACTTTAAAAGGCAAATAACATTTTAGTAACTTTCATTCCATTTTCATTCAACCACCCACAGAGAAGaccttggaaaaaaaagaagaaaaataaacagcacataAACAGTCACAGGTGCTGTTTGATCACAGCTCGTCCTTGCCGTTCTGAGAGTCTGAAACCGACGTGCCGTCAGCTTCAGCTTTTTTAGAGTCTTTCTTGGCAACAACTTTTACTGTCTTTTTTGCAGCTGGTTTTGCATCTTTTCTGTCTGCCTTATTGGCTTGTGTTTTAACAGCctgttttccatctttttttgcAGCAGGTTTTCCTTTGTCTGCTGTCTTGTCCTTTGCCTGGTCTCCAGCTTTGGCCTTTGCTTTTGGAGCAGCTTTGGCTTTAGTTCCTGTTGTTTTGCTGACCGGTTTCgtctctgtcttgctctttgGTGTTTCGGCTTGTTTGTCAGCCTGCATGTCAGCTGGTGCATCtggcctctgctctgctggtttattgtcttgttttttatctgttgtCTCCTGCTCAGCCTGTGCAGGAGGCTCTGGTGATGCTGGTTGGGGTTCTGAGGTGTCTGTTGCCTCCCTCTTGCTGAACTCAGCATCAACAGGGGTAGAAAACATCTTCAGCATATCCTGAGCTTGGATTCTCTCCTTCAGAACAAATGGAAACATAGAATATAGAGAAAAAGAATGCATGATATTCCATTTAGGAATCAAAATACCAGAACCAGAGGCAAATACTAAACATCTATTCATACTTGATTAGTaacactgagggagagagattcggtaatttgttttcatctaGGTGTGTATTTCTAGAAAACTTGTCTTATAGGAAAAATAATTGCTCATTTCCTACAAGCTTCTGCTGACAGTCAAAAAATAGATCACTATCTgcaactgtgtttattttacaatTACAAACCACTAcatatttttagtttgtttagGATTGACGACCAAAGATCTTGGAATAAGTGGCACAATGGTACAGTAGTTActactgtcacctcacagcaacaAGGGGTTCGAACCCCATTTCGCCCgtggtttttctgtgttgagtttcCTGAACCTCAGTGGGTTTCttccaggtactctggcttcctcccacagtccaaagacatgcaggttaattaaTGGCTCTAAATTccccataggtgtgaatggttgtttgtctctatatgtcagccctatGATAGACTGacgacctgtccagggtgtaccctgcctctcgcccaggGCTAGGATCAGACTGGCTTCAGCACCACCATGATCTTTAAAAAGGATGAGTTGGTATAAATAGTAGTTGGATGGTTTCTTGGGATAGGGCAAAGATATTACAGTACTCACGCccaacagcagacacagagctgtATTGTACTATTTTGTTATGATTTCTGTAAATTTGGAAAATTTTAATTCTGCTTCTAATGTGCTTATTGGCAACTATTCTGAAATTTATTATTGTTAAATTATTGTTGTGTTAAGGTGCAAAATTTGAATTAGGGAATCTACCATCTTAATTTCTGTGTGCTTTGCCTCTTGTAGTTATTAATGATTAACCAAATTgtacaaacaatattttaaGGTATTGGGGTGGACAGTTGCACTTTTTTCCTAGTTGTAAAACTTCTCAGATTTCATTTGTTACACTTTTTAAAGGTACTGTATGGTACATTATAATATTGTGTGTAAATTAAAATTGGAGTTTACGGTACTACATAACAGTTAGTATATTGATTAaaattttcttattttactcTCTTACAAATGCTGTTGTTAAAGAACACAATTGCAGAATGATGCTGTTATCCTGATGTTAGTCTACAGAGATCATATGTACCTTTTCCTCATGAGCAGGATCCAGTGTGAACCACAGAGCTACAGCACACCTCTGACCCTTAGTGACAGCTCTGACACCGTGGgggttttcttttcctgctccAAACCCAACCACACGGCCACACTGTGGACGCACCTCGGCCTGGAGAATATTAAACACGCAAGATAGAACAATTTAATAGTGGTGAAGCTTGAAATTTACAGGTtcctgttttttattattgaatACAGATTGTGGAAATAAAAGTGTAATATTTACCGTGACTGTTTTGGCATCCAGCTCGGTGAAAATGAAATCCCCTCCTTCAAAGtcatcatttaaataaagaatGGCACTGCAGGGGGGAGACATCAGGTGTGTTATCTGGGTGGTCATATTGAAGGATAGACTAGACATAGTGTATTTCTGTGCATATGCTCACCTgtagtctctgtgtgtgtacgcagGGGGTTCCTTTATACACTCATTGACCTCAGAGACCAGAAGACAATTGTCCACATGAACAGGGTGACTCAGGTCTTGACGGTCCTCTTGCTTCTCTAAATAACAACAGTGCAGAGAGGAGTTGAAACATTTTAGGCCATAATCACACAGCTACCATCACAAGCCAAGAGTTATCTGGATCCTTTTTAATTTAAGTGGATGATTTCATAAagctgcagttatttttatttttatattgacaatggatcaaatgactgtgtgtaatgaGATAGGAGGTTGCTTGTTGTGAAACTCACAGACTGTTGTCACCCGGTTCTTCAGTTTCCCTCAACTCTGCAGTGctttttagcacatttcagcTAATTATTTTTGGCTTACGGCAAGCAACCAGGAGCAACTAGGAAATATCTAgggaacatagtggagcatttggCCGCTAAAATGcctgatatttttttcagaaGTTGGTGGATACTGAAAGAGAACTAAAAGGACTCAAATTCTAATTAATACAAATATTATATGCTAATGATTTATATAATACTAATGATATATGCTAATGCTAAATAGCTAATTCTCAGCACCTGCTGTATGTGTAACAAGGCTATAATTTGCCAACAAGTTCAACACAGAATCTTTATAAGGTGATGTCAGTGTTGGGTTTTGTGCTGCCTTCCAGTGGCCAAAAAATGAACTAATGCATCTTTAACCAAACTGGAGGTTCACAGTTTTGACCACTTTTTTGCAACCTACTACTCATCATGGAGACAAGGTAGCATCAGCAGTTGTTAGGCTACTTTACATCATCAAAGCTGGCAAGTCTTTACTCAAACATGTCTAATGTGAGGTCATGTTCTGCCATCTCCTTCTCTGTTCTGAGTGTCAGCAGtgacatgtactgtactgtcacaTGCTTTGACCTGTACACTCAGGCTAGTCAGTGAGCTACAGCTGGAGTCTTCTCCAAAGCAAAAGCTTCTGAGAGTCATAGGCAGTATtcacagacacataaaacagATCCCTTTTTCCACTTTTGATTTTGGATGGGTGGTGCATGGGtgaagaaaactgagaaaaattctcatattcatttgttttactgttCGCATACTGTTTACCCAATTTCAAAAATTTAAGGGACAATACTTCTGTCCTGCTTGAAATGATTTTCTAATGAGCAATTAACAGATATGACTGATCATTTAACGAATGGACGAGCAGAAAAGACAAATCCATAGTCACAGTCATCTCTGAGGACAAAACCAGGGACACTGATTTCTGTATACGCTGCAGTGgtctcttccacacacacaacaccagtATCATTGTAACTGTCTGACTTACCATCAATGGCAGAGCGACAGACCAGGTGGGAATAGGAGAAATAGAGCGGAGTGTCCAGGCTGAAGTATGACTCCAAAACCTTCCTCACCCTCTCGCTCAGGTCAAAGAACAGACGGGCGCTCTTCAGCGGAACCTTCCCCTCCTGTCCGAGCTGTAGGAGGTGGAAACATGTTTCAACAGTAGGTACAAGGAGGAAACCAGTGTGGGTCAAAGTTTTTCAATCTGACCACATTCAGGAAAAGTTTCAATCAGTGGAATGTAGAAATTTTATCTGAGTGGCTGTTTTGTAATGGGAACATCAAATGTTTGACCAAATACAGGTTATATTAAATACTTTAGCCACAGGAGAGCTACAGACCTTGACAGCTTTCAGCACTGTGACTCCTTGGAACATCTCACTGGGAGAGTGGGGGGAAGGACGCCCTCTGTAGCCATCACCTTTCAGAGCAGCTGCCTGGAAAATATTCACAACAACACTCTGACATGATGGGCCCACACAATGGAAAACACACCAGACAACCAGAAGACAACCAGACATCCAGTGACACAAAAGGAGCTTTTTATACTTATATTTAAGTataaaatcagaatcagaattagactttattgccaagttctgattctgattctaaaaTTATACaagttatatattttatatagatagatacagtactgtgcaaatgttttaggCAGTTTCAGTCACTAatggtaaagtgaggatgctgttaaaaataatcccatgattaatttttattcatcaattaacctcatctgaagtgcagtaaacagaaaaaaaaactaaatctactgcaggactccttattcttcttgtctctgaggtTAGTTCCTTATAATGCTGACTGTGTTGTTGGACTCATTGTCTTCTTCTGCACAGTACTGTACGTGCACACCtatatgtctgtgtatgtgcgtgtaaATATGTGAGCAACTTCATTGTACTCATAACTCACATTGGAGAGGCGGTGCAGCTCCCTGCACTCATCATCATTGATCACTCCATCCAGCAACACTCGCTGAGTGCCATTCAGCTGCTTAGATGTCATGGTTACCTTGATGTTATCATATAACAGTGCGCCACCTAGGGGAGGTAGGTCACAGTGAAGACTCAAACAAATACTACCAGCCATATCTAGTAAAAGTTTGGCTGTAGGAGagttattttgatttaaatgttcaaataacatttcaaacatttggTTGACTAGTGCTCTGGGTGAAATGTTTACCTTCATGCGGAACTATCATCTTGGCCATATCTGAAGaatccttcttcttctcctcaacAAGAGTCTCGATCTCCTTCATTAGGTTTCCTATTTCCTCTGTGATCCTCGCTGCAgtctctctgtcagctctgagACACACAGGGAAATAAAATGGCAACACAACATCACTTCAACTGCAAATTCATACTTGCCCTGTACCaatgtgtttgcagtgttttaaaTCTTACTTCTGTTTGTCTCTAAGTTTCTTGGGCATGACATCTTCAGGAGTCCATGTGTCCTGAATACAAAGTAACATTAATGTAAAACGCACCAACTGTATCACAGCATAAAATGAACACCAGTGATGAATGGTTTATTTACTTACCGGATCTACAAAGGTGATTCCAAATGCTTCATATCCAAAATAGAGCAGCTCTTTCTCCAATATGGACTGCTGAATGTACTGTTTCACCACctaggggtaaaaaaaaataaaaaatcagctGACTACATCTGTTGAAAAAAACTGCCTACAAAAACCCACTGTATATTAATGAGATACCATCTTTTCAAGGTAAAATAACCTCAGTGAGGTTATATTTATTATCTTATGCAtaccgatcagccataacattatgaccactgacaggtgaattgaataacattgatcattttgtaacaatacaatgttctgctgagaaaccttGGGTTCTGGTATTCATCTAGATGGTAATTTGACACTTACCACTGACTAAATATTGTTACAGACCAAGCACAGGTCAACACATtaggctctttgtcgtgttcctaAGGCCATTTGTGATCAGTTTTTGCAATGTGGTTGAAGCATTGTCCTGATAGGGGAGGCCCCTGCCTTTGTATTGGAACCAAATAATCAATGTTATtctcttcacctgtcagtggtcataatattatggctgatcagtgtatgctGCTGTTATTGCTAAAAAGGTTTTATACAGATACCATTAAAAATTCAATGTTTAAAAATTCTCTCACACTGGTTGCCTGCAATTGTTATCATGTGCTCAGAGGAATAAGCTTTCTAAAAAGCAGTAGGTGTTATGTGAAGTTTCACCTCTTAGGCTGATTACAGAGAGCCCTTCCCTCTGATTGGTATTATTTTTGGTACCATAcatgcatcatttcctgtgaataCTCTCTGCATGAGAATGCAACTTGAATTCCACATAAGAAAGACAGATTCTGCCAGTAACAGTCAGCTTTTTTAATGGCcttttttaaattgatatttTATGACTTTTGAAGGCTGACAGCGGAGAGATGGCAGGAATCAGAGGTACCTAATCAGACACAAACTGGGGGCTTTGGGTCCGTGGTCTACATATTAATCCCTGACCAGGGATGCTGCAATAGCACtttttctttgtggccattttcaCCTGTTTTATTGTGACATGCAATATATCTTCTGTGAAAATTGTCTATGAAAATTACTATATAGAGAagaaatacagaatacaaataCCTTGAATAGCTGCAGGCCATAAATAGCATCAAAAATTAGGTTTGAAATTAACTTCATCAGGTTTCTACAAATGaaactaaatgtgtttttaaataggATTAGTGAATTAATGAGCATTTCCAGTTGCTTTGCTAATTTTCATTGTTATGGACAGCACAATAAccaatgaatataaatatatatagatgCGGGAAACAGCATTCTCATAGTTTTAGAGgaaacttttttgtgtttcaccCATACATACAcccttgtgtttttattccaaaacTGGGCATGGGCTTGAAAAGTGGGTTCAGTTGCAAAAGCCAGAATCTCAGCACCCTGAGAAATGATCACTGAGTCATTAGTATTGATCAGCACTCCTATTAACCCAATATAAATCCTGTATAATGTGGACACTTAGTGCCCTGGGCAGTAAACATCTTACTCATTGCCTCTTTAAAAACGAAGCATCAAAGGTTTATATGCATTAGATTaccatctgtgttttttgtatgtttcttttgCCTCCTTGGATATGTCTAATAGAGGTAGAACTAATAGAggctatttttctttcttttactgctGATTGTTATGGATTGATAACGATGGACAACATTCCACTAGATATAACTACTACTTTGGATAAAAGTCTCTACTACATTTAACACAAGTTAGACCTACCGTACCTGTCTGGCTGATATGGTTTCTGCCTTGTCCTCACCCAACACAACAGAATAATAAGCCAGGTTCTGCttcatcacctcatcatcaGGGTGGAACAACAAGAAGGTCTTAGCACACTCTATGGCCTGCTCATACTTCTCACCTGGAGAGAGGGACAAAAGCAGAAGGGAGATCAGCAGGTGTAAGGTCTGAAACAATTATTCTACAGGAAAGTGAAAAAGTGCTTCTACTGGGTTTTTAATTGCATGAACATAAATGTATTTACTCAAGAGcactttgctttgttgtttaaaatgatACTCCATTGATTTTGCACATCAGGGTTAAGGTGAAACTCAACTCAGCTCAGCTCATCTTATAAAAACTGTTATATAATATCATCTGTGGTTTTCAATTAGCTTTAtgaaatctgagaaaaaaaCCCTTATAATGTCATCAAGGTTTTCTCTACAAGGTTGAAATACATAGATGTTTACCAAGCAGCAAGGTTCTAACAAAGAGACACAATGTATCATGGCAAGTATAAGATTACGTTTTTATGGAGATTGACTAGGGTTTGGTCCCATCTGTAGCTGATGAACATTAATTCTAAACTGCTACAATAAAGCTTTTGTTTGCTGTCTGGGGAATGTGCTGTCTGCAAGCCGGTGTCTGTACTTAGTGAAAGACTGAATAAAAGAGCCTTCACTCTTACTCTTACAGCAACACTGCTGTATGATTGCAgcttaaatgtgtgtttatgtagtTCATAGACACATCAGGACCCCCAGTATGTGGATAACATATCTTGTGACAAATAAGAGTAAAGGTCAGTAAGCTATTACAGTGTGTCAGATTTCAAAAATGTAGCATATTCTGCTTATGTAATTTTCAGATATTTCTGTAGCTGCAGATTTTATATCAATATCATAAGACTGCCACTCAAAATTAAGTCTGCCTTTCCAGCCAACAAAAGATTATTTTATATcttaaactttattttctaaCTTTAGTTACTTATTGTTATTGAAAGGGTTTGGATTTGATAAAATGCTACCAAACTACAAACCTAAGCTTGACACATACTTGAGACTAAACCTTATAAGGTTATCTCAGCCACTGCTGCTTCAattttgacataaaaaaaatctgtctcttgtgagtccctagctatatgtaaatgtaatactAAACCACTGGATACTTCTCATGGACATATTAAAAGTGCCCAGGCCATACTGTGGCCTTTGAGAAGGAGGTAGGGAACCCAACTGCAAAAAAGTGATGTAGTCAACAGGAGAAAGGATTTCCCATCTTCAGCTTGGGacagtttaaattatttttatcatttaaaaatagtAATAGCTTAAAATACAGTGCCTGCAGAAAGTATTCATACCCCCTCTgctttttgcacattttattgtgttgttgatttaattttaaattgataaaataGCAGTTTTTCCCCATTGATCTACACTCAATATCCCATGAACATTTATATTGAACTTATATAATATCTAAGTTATTTTTGATGTCACTTTGTCATTAACAAGTCTTTTAGAGTGTagaatgtaaaatgtttcacatttttaggGTAAACTAGTTTCCATCCAAATATCTGACTGCTTTGCTAGGTGCAATGCCTGGTACTTTAAGGAACAACATAGTTGTGACACTGATGAAAGGCCAGACGGCCTTAAGACATCTTCTATAAATGAAGTGACTTCTCATCACTGAGTGCGACCCTCCTATAGAATatcttgtttttcatgaaaGGCCAAGATCTGCCTAATACattcaacaaatacaaattaacaAATACATAAACCTCAACAAATATGCACATCTCAGCATAATCTGTGATAAAGTGATAGATCTATGCATATTTGGTTTTTTGATAGTACAGTCAAAACTAATAAAacatatgttttatatgtaagtttttgctactgctacatagccaatgttagcattaaagctgtttatttaccaagagCCTCAGCgttacttcttcatcctctcatatTGGACTGAAGGCAGGCTGGAAGTGGTACAACGAGATGGGGTGGGCTGGCcctaactggttagcatgctaacttcagtagaggaaaagaagtgacaaATATAGAAGCTACACAAGGGAacactggcattgctttccaccacaGGAGACACCTCTTGGTGAGTGAAGGAATGAAGTGTCATGCTGAACTTGCAATATTTTTTCTAAACTGGTAAGTTAACAGATGCTATGTAGTGATATGTAGTGAGCAAAAACCTACATATAGTACCTTTAAGGGCATCagacaaacacaagcaaatgcACAGGCTGTTTAAATAAAAGAGCTGTGGGACTCACTGTTATAGTAAGAGAACTGCAGGTAGTTGAATTGTGAGGGAAGGAAATCTTCAAAGGGCTTGTTTCTGCCAGGTGAAGAGGCCAGTTCCACAGAGCAATGCTGCTTACAGTTCAGTACCTGCATATAGTGGTCtgacacacacaatcacatttacacaaagaaaaagtcacCAACTTTCATATGAATcatctgcagaaaaaaacaaagatgtacAGTCTCACCTGTCATGGTCTGGAACAGGTCAGCACTGTACTCCATGTAGTTGTATCCATCATAGTTGTAGGCTCCCTCACACAGAGCTCTGCACTCCTTATCGGCTGTGAAGTACTCCTCTATGGCCACTTCAAAGTTTTCAGCTGCCAGACCGAATGAGTCGTCGCTGTAGAAACTCTTCCCGAGCAGGAACTTGGCCTGAGGAGAATGTATGTGTATTATTACTAGAACTATATGATATTAAAATGGTCTTTTATAGGTAACAGTCAGGGTTTCTTTGTATTAGGTTAGTCAGGTAGGCAAAGGTACACAATTTTCAACTCAAGTTTTGTTAACATGTTATTCAGTCTCACAGCATTAATAGTAATAGATGGTTGTTTGCATTTAGAGAAAGAGCATAAAAAGCTATTCTCCACTTACACTTTATAGCCATTATCCCCCAGCCTGAGAAAttcattaaaatatttgaaaactcTCTATAGTTGGCCAGTGGCAGCAACCACAggcatttaaaaatgaaaaaatgttaacaCAGTAAATAGACTGCAAAATGTCAACAGATTTCTgaagtttaaaaacacacacacacacacacatatttattgAACACACATCAATCAACATGTCAGACAAGAAGTGCACTCTGGGCAGGTGGTtaagagacaaaaaatgacattaaaatcatCAGGG of Lates calcarifer isolate ASB-BC8 linkage group LG12, TLL_Latcal_v3, whole genome shotgun sequence contains these proteins:
- the p3h1 gene encoding prolyl 3-hydroxylase 1 gives rise to the protein MELRYTLLFLCLTLPSCTSDNDLSSHLVLEPYDYLFDTAVEAYYKGDWLSVILNMEKALRNKATVRNVKAQCRLSCANQTAFGDPLAGLGVPIPGAGSIDDLGFFQKILKRADCVKSCETEKLGSPTLHQVSEEVELEFKKRTPYNYLQVAYFKINKLDKAVAAANTFFQANLDHMEMKQNLEYYRMMAGVQEEDFKDLEARPHMAKFLLGKSFYSDDSFGLAAENFEVAIEEYFTADKECRALCEGAYNYDGYNYMEYSADLFQTMTDHYMQVLNCKQHCSVELASSPGRNKPFEDFLPSQFNYLQFSYYNSEKYEQAIECAKTFLLFHPDDEVMKQNLAYYSVVLGEDKAETISARQVVKQYIQQSILEKELLYFGYEAFGITFVDPDTWTPEDVMPKKLRDKQKADRETAARITEEIGNLMKEIETLVEEKKKDSSDMAKMIVPHEGGALLYDNIKVTMTSKQLNGTQRVLLDGVINDDECRELHRLSNAAALKGDGYRGRPSPHSPSEMFQGVTVLKAVKLGQEGKVPLKSARLFFDLSERVRKVLESYFSLDTPLYFSYSHLVCRSAIDEKQEDRQDLSHPVHVDNCLLVSEVNECIKEPPAYTHRDYSAILYLNDDFEGGDFIFTELDAKTVTAEVRPQCGRVVGFGAGKENPHGVRAVTKGQRCAVALWFTLDPAHEEKERIQAQDMLKMFSTPVDAEFSKREATDTSEPQPASPEPPAQAEQETTDKKQDNKPAEQRPDAPADMQADKQAETPKSKTETKPVSKTTGTKAKAAPKAKAKAGDQAKDKTADKGKPAAKKDGKQAVKTQANKADRKDAKPAAKKTVKVVAKKDSKKAEADGTSVSDSQNGKDEL